A single Denticeps clupeoides chromosome 7, fDenClu1.1, whole genome shotgun sequence DNA region contains:
- the LOC114793669 gene encoding mucolipin-1-like isoform X1, with amino-acid sequence MAAPGGGQDRGAETDRLLTCVAGYGSGDHGDLQGSLLQQQLQREEEELRRKLKYFFMSPCDKYHAKGRKPFKLGLQLLKILIVTVQLVLFGLSNQMVVMFKDENAETFRHLFLRGYQDDPDTPLALHTRGDVYGQISYAVEQYLALAEIAVGRYAYVPGVDGNALSLCQHYYKKGSIDPVNDTFDIDPRVSTDCVGVNPAPYHGNFTLKFHKLINVTIDFQLKAINLQTIINNEIPDCYTFSIKILLDNHAHSGRVKVSLHNQASIKECKDPNVSGHAESYAREAFDVAVAVVCVLSLALCGRSVLRGVVLQHEYVQFFKQRLGRGVCWGDRMEFINGWYLLLIVSDVLTIIGSFIKIGIESKDNSSYDLCAILLGSSTLLVWVGVIRYLSFFQKYNILIVTLRAAFPNVIRFCCCAAAIYMGYCFCGWIVLGPYHVKFRSLSTVSECLFSLINGDDMFVTFSEMEHSSTLVWVFSQLYLYTFISLFIYMVLSLFIALITGAYDTIMQQTQETQVHITDLHTFIAQCTDTPSSGKFRGLEATSCSLFCCFDQ; translated from the exons ATGGCGGCACCGGGCGGCGGCCAGGACCGCGGCGCAG AGACGGACCGACTCCTGACTTGTGTCGCCGGGTATGGCTCCGGCGACCACGGTGACCTGCAGGGGTCGTTGCTACAGCAACAGCTGCAgcgcgaggaggaggagctgcgcCGGAAGCTGAAGTATTTCTTCATGAGTCCGTGCGACAAGTACCACGCCAAGGGCCGCAAGCCGTTCAAGCTgggcctgcagctgctgaagaTCCTCATCGTCACCGTGCAG CTGGTGCTGTTCGGCCTGAGCAATCAGATGGTGGTGATGTTCAAGGACGAGAACGCGGAGACCTTCCGGCACCTGTTCCTCCGAGGCTACCAGGACGACCCCGACACCCCGCTGGCCCTTCACACCCGGGGCGACGTCTACGGCCAGATCTCGTACGCCGTCGAGCAG TATCTGGCGCTGGCCGAGATCGCCGTGGGCCGCTACGCGTACGTGCCGGGCGTGGACGGCAACGCCCTGTCCCTCTGCCAGCACTACTACAAGAAGGGCAGCATCGATCCGGTGAACGACACGTTCGACATCGACCCGCGCGTCAGCACCG ACTGCGTGGGGGTAAACCCGGCGCCTTACCATGGGAATTTCACCCTGAAGTTTCACAA ATTGATCAATGTCACCATAGACTTCCAGCTGAAGGCCATCAACCTCCAGACCATCATCAACAACGAGATTCCAGACTGTTACACCTTCAGCATCAAG ATCCTGCTGGACAACCACGCCCACAGCGGCAGGGTGAAGGTCAGCCTCCACAACCAGGCCTCCATCAAAGAGTGTAAAGACCCCAACGTGTCCGGCCATG CGGAGAGCTACGCCCGCGAGGCGTTCGACGTGGCCGTGGCGGTGGTGTGCGTCCTGTCCCTCGCGCTGTGCGGACGCTCCGTCCTCCGAGGGGTCGTGCTGCAACAC GAATATGTGCAGTTCTTCAAACAGCGCCTGGGGCGTGGCGTGTGCTGGGGGGACAGGATGGAGTTCATCAACGGCTGGTACCTCCTGCTCATAGTCAGCGACGTGCTCACCATCATCGGCAGCTTCATCAAGATCGGCATCGAGTCCAAG GACAACTCGTCCTACGACTTGTGTGCGATTCTGCTGGGCAGCTCCACCCTGCTGGTCTGGGTGGGGGTCATCCGGTACCTCAGCTTCTTCCAGAAGTACAAC ATCCTGATCGTGACGCTGCGCGCCGCCTTCCCCAACGTCATCCGCTTCTGCTGCTGCGCGGCGGCCATCTACATGGGCTACTGCTTCTGCGGCTGGATCGTCCTCGGCCCGTACCACGTCAAG TTCCGGTCCCTGTCCACCGTGTCGGAGTGTCTCTTCTCGCTGATCAACGGGGACGACATGTTCGTCACCTTCTCCGAGATGGAGCACAGCAGCACCCTGGTGTGGGTCTTCAGCCAGCTGTACCTCTACACCTTCATCTCGCTCTTCATTTACATGGTGCTGTCGCTCTTCATCGCGCTGATCACCGGCGCCTACGACACCATCATG
- the LOC114793669 gene encoding mucolipin-1-like isoform X2, whose protein sequence is MAAPGGGQDRGAETDRLLTCVAGYGSGDHGDLQGSLLQQQLQREEEELRRKLKYFFMSPCDKYHAKGRKPFKLGLQLLKILIVTVQLVLFGLSNQMVVMFKDENAETFRHLFLRGYQDDPDTPLALHTRGDVYGQISYAVEQYLALAEIAVGRYAYVPGVDGNALSLCQHYYKKGSIDPVNDTFDIDPRVSTDCVGVNPAPYHGNFTLKFHKLINVTIDFQLKAINLQTIINNEIPDCYTFSIKILLDNHAHSGRVKVSLHNQASIKECKDPNVSGHAESYAREAFDVAVAVVCVLSLALCGRSVLRGVVLQHEYVQFFKQRLGRGVCWGDRMEFINGWYLLLIVSDVLTIIGSFIKIGIESKDNSSYDLCAILLGSSTLLVWVGVIRYLSFFQKYNILIVTLRAAFPNVIRFCCCAAAIYMGYCFCGWIVLGPYHVKFRSLSTVSECLFSLINGDDMFVTFSEMEHSSTLVWVFSQLYLYTFISLFIYMVLSLFIALITGAYDTIMQTQETQVHITDLHTFIAQCTDTPSSGKFRGLEATSCSLFCCFDQ, encoded by the exons ATGGCGGCACCGGGCGGCGGCCAGGACCGCGGCGCAG AGACGGACCGACTCCTGACTTGTGTCGCCGGGTATGGCTCCGGCGACCACGGTGACCTGCAGGGGTCGTTGCTACAGCAACAGCTGCAgcgcgaggaggaggagctgcgcCGGAAGCTGAAGTATTTCTTCATGAGTCCGTGCGACAAGTACCACGCCAAGGGCCGCAAGCCGTTCAAGCTgggcctgcagctgctgaagaTCCTCATCGTCACCGTGCAG CTGGTGCTGTTCGGCCTGAGCAATCAGATGGTGGTGATGTTCAAGGACGAGAACGCGGAGACCTTCCGGCACCTGTTCCTCCGAGGCTACCAGGACGACCCCGACACCCCGCTGGCCCTTCACACCCGGGGCGACGTCTACGGCCAGATCTCGTACGCCGTCGAGCAG TATCTGGCGCTGGCCGAGATCGCCGTGGGCCGCTACGCGTACGTGCCGGGCGTGGACGGCAACGCCCTGTCCCTCTGCCAGCACTACTACAAGAAGGGCAGCATCGATCCGGTGAACGACACGTTCGACATCGACCCGCGCGTCAGCACCG ACTGCGTGGGGGTAAACCCGGCGCCTTACCATGGGAATTTCACCCTGAAGTTTCACAA ATTGATCAATGTCACCATAGACTTCCAGCTGAAGGCCATCAACCTCCAGACCATCATCAACAACGAGATTCCAGACTGTTACACCTTCAGCATCAAG ATCCTGCTGGACAACCACGCCCACAGCGGCAGGGTGAAGGTCAGCCTCCACAACCAGGCCTCCATCAAAGAGTGTAAAGACCCCAACGTGTCCGGCCATG CGGAGAGCTACGCCCGCGAGGCGTTCGACGTGGCCGTGGCGGTGGTGTGCGTCCTGTCCCTCGCGCTGTGCGGACGCTCCGTCCTCCGAGGGGTCGTGCTGCAACAC GAATATGTGCAGTTCTTCAAACAGCGCCTGGGGCGTGGCGTGTGCTGGGGGGACAGGATGGAGTTCATCAACGGCTGGTACCTCCTGCTCATAGTCAGCGACGTGCTCACCATCATCGGCAGCTTCATCAAGATCGGCATCGAGTCCAAG GACAACTCGTCCTACGACTTGTGTGCGATTCTGCTGGGCAGCTCCACCCTGCTGGTCTGGGTGGGGGTCATCCGGTACCTCAGCTTCTTCCAGAAGTACAAC ATCCTGATCGTGACGCTGCGCGCCGCCTTCCCCAACGTCATCCGCTTCTGCTGCTGCGCGGCGGCCATCTACATGGGCTACTGCTTCTGCGGCTGGATCGTCCTCGGCCCGTACCACGTCAAG TTCCGGTCCCTGTCCACCGTGTCGGAGTGTCTCTTCTCGCTGATCAACGGGGACGACATGTTCGTCACCTTCTCCGAGATGGAGCACAGCAGCACCCTGGTGTGGGTCTTCAGCCAGCTGTACCTCTACACCTTCATCTCGCTCTTCATTTACATGGTGCTGTCGCTCTTCATCGCGCTGATCACCGGCGCCTACGACACCATCATG